From a region of the Streptomyces sp. NBC_00193 genome:
- a CDS encoding MAB_1171c family putative transporter, protein MNAGTAYLSVAAGFLVATAVKVWALRKNPRDPLLRAVAATLFVAAFLFVTAAPPNLAVINRVIGIPNVAAPIVYSILTAFDGISIVLLIHWRGNEDSRVTVRQTRLCLTTYAAVMIALYALFALGDAPVERLRDLDTYYAGTPWIREMILLYLAAHTVAAVTMVVLCLRWSRKVPGTLKVGLLLITAGAVCMFGYDLLKFTAIVARWLGHDWDSLSTNVAFSLAGFSALLIAAGFMLPPIGQGVGSRWRALRRFRRLQPLWLEIRPEIPPTSPPPMPWWQPVERRLMQRERDIFDAVLRLTPWFDQSTGSEVYALALAEHSGFRRARGEADASVIARAVIQKGHAVPALAPDHRWTVSSIEDSEDLVDMSAAMLNSLRVEATRRSTARAEQRA, encoded by the coding sequence GTGAACGCGGGAACGGCCTACCTGTCCGTAGCCGCCGGCTTCCTCGTCGCCACCGCCGTCAAAGTCTGGGCGCTGCGGAAGAATCCTCGGGACCCGCTCCTGAGGGCCGTCGCCGCGACGCTTTTCGTTGCCGCCTTCCTGTTCGTCACAGCCGCACCCCCGAATCTCGCGGTCATCAACAGGGTGATCGGCATACCGAACGTCGCGGCACCCATCGTGTACTCGATCCTGACCGCGTTCGACGGCATCAGCATCGTGCTGCTCATCCACTGGCGCGGCAACGAGGATTCGCGTGTCACCGTGCGGCAGACCCGGCTGTGCCTGACCACCTATGCCGCGGTGATGATCGCCCTGTACGCCCTCTTCGCGTTGGGCGACGCACCCGTGGAGCGACTGCGGGACCTGGACACCTACTACGCCGGCACGCCCTGGATCCGCGAAATGATCCTTCTCTACCTGGCGGCACACACCGTCGCGGCCGTCACCATGGTGGTCCTCTGTTTACGCTGGTCGAGGAAGGTCCCCGGCACATTGAAGGTCGGGCTGCTGCTGATCACTGCCGGGGCAGTGTGCATGTTCGGCTACGACCTCTTGAAGTTCACGGCGATCGTTGCCCGCTGGCTCGGGCACGATTGGGACTCCCTGAGCACCAACGTCGCTTTCTCCCTGGCCGGTTTCAGCGCCCTTCTCATCGCCGCCGGTTTCATGCTCCCGCCCATAGGACAAGGTGTGGGATCCCGGTGGCGGGCTCTGCGCCGCTTTCGCCGGCTCCAGCCCCTCTGGCTGGAGATCCGCCCGGAGATACCTCCTACGAGTCCACCGCCCATGCCGTGGTGGCAGCCCGTGGAGCGTCGGCTCATGCAGCGCGAGAGGGACATTTTCGACGCGGTACTGCGGCTGACGCCCTGGTTCGACCAGTCGACCGGCTCGGAGGTCTACGCACTCGCCTTGGCCGAGCACTCCGGGTTCCGCCGTGCTCGCGGCGAAGCCGATGCCTCTGTGATAGCCCGCGCGGTCATCCAGAAGGGGCACGCCGTGCCCGCCCTCGCTCCCGATCATCGATGGACGGTCAGCTCCATCGAGGATTCCGAAGACCTCGTGGACATGTCTGCAGCCATGCTGAACTCCCTGCGGGTTGAAGCGACGCGGCGGTCCACCGCACGTGCAGAGCAGCGTGCATGA
- a CDS encoding MAB_1171c family putative transporter: MTGSDYFIPAGVLAIALVVKAPSFWRSWHSPMSNSIFVILAASAAGFVFGAPPTIERVNRITGVPNVSALIVYCILSCLSCGSIVLLIHWRGGAEEILRKHTRIWIAATAALIATFCVLFSLSSVPIEQQRDFDTFYANTPYVREMIVLYLAAHIATSLVVATKCWRWARELRDLQAAWTHWGLLILVAAFGIGLSFALLKFLAVGARWAGTDRWDSLSTDIAPPLAGLGAGLTTIGFLVPVVGPRLGSMWGSWRAYRAMEPLWRALEPFAGPGKPTWVRLTSSPEIRAMARSTDISDRLLNLAPHLDSSRREAAERYASAQGCEPEAALIFAEAATIHAALAAAEAAGRLPSEPAAIVAQSGATIDTRVSGTNGLARLSIQFSKIRRSGLPVGDAARSEGN; this comes from the coding sequence ATGACCGGATCGGACTACTTCATTCCCGCCGGCGTCCTGGCCATCGCTTTGGTGGTGAAGGCTCCCTCGTTCTGGCGCAGCTGGCACTCGCCGATGTCGAATTCGATTTTCGTGATCCTCGCGGCCTCGGCGGCAGGTTTCGTGTTCGGTGCTCCGCCGACGATCGAGCGGGTCAACCGGATCACCGGCGTCCCGAACGTCTCGGCGCTCATCGTCTACTGCATCCTGTCGTGCCTGTCGTGCGGCTCGATCGTGCTCCTCATCCATTGGCGCGGGGGAGCCGAGGAGATCCTCCGGAAGCACACCAGGATCTGGATCGCGGCGACCGCCGCACTGATCGCGACGTTCTGCGTTCTCTTCTCCCTCAGCAGTGTGCCCATCGAGCAGCAGCGCGACTTCGACACCTTCTACGCGAACACCCCGTACGTGCGGGAGATGATCGTGCTCTATCTGGCCGCGCACATCGCCACGAGCCTCGTGGTGGCGACGAAATGCTGGCGGTGGGCCCGTGAGCTTCGAGATCTGCAGGCGGCGTGGACCCATTGGGGCCTGCTCATACTCGTAGCCGCGTTCGGTATCGGCCTGTCGTTCGCCCTGCTCAAATTCCTGGCTGTCGGTGCCCGATGGGCCGGTACGGACAGATGGGACTCTCTCAGCACCGACATCGCCCCTCCCCTGGCAGGACTGGGCGCCGGCCTGACCACGATCGGCTTCCTGGTGCCGGTCGTCGGGCCACGGCTGGGGTCGATGTGGGGGTCCTGGCGGGCCTATCGGGCAATGGAGCCCCTCTGGCGTGCGCTCGAGCCCTTCGCCGGACCCGGGAAGCCCACCTGGGTTCGCCTGACCTCGTCACCCGAGATCCGGGCGATGGCCAGGTCCACCGATATTTCCGATCGCCTGCTCAATCTGGCACCGCACCTGGACAGCAGCCGCCGCGAGGCAGCCGAGCGATACGCCTCGGCGCAAGGCTGCGAACCGGAGGCGGCTCTCATCTTTGCCGAAGCGGCGACGATCCACGCCGCCCTGGCCGCTGCGGAGGCCGCCGGGAGGCTGCCATCCGAGCCGGCAGCCATCGTTGCCCAATCGGGTGCCACCATCGACACTCGCGTGTCAGGAACGAACGGTCTCGCCAGACTGAGCATCCAGTTCTCCAAGATCCGCCGCTCCGGCCTGCCCGTCGGCGACGCCGCCCGCTCAGAGGGCAACTGA
- a CDS encoding NAD(P)/FAD-dependent oxidoreductase, with translation MATTHPKHVEALIIGGGYAGLLAASVVALAGYDVLVLAGGQPATRPQDTGFEPAQHGEVLHVGGMWDVNDLVFGSGAMLQRRGARTFPFPAGEHLSRTRPRAWGTRELLTCSRELLTSVLREVVVANPARERDTTILDGAHAVGLIGDESAVLGARVRFGDGTEQDVTAQLVVDASGADACTASWLKELGVAAVPFTTRGTAGFSASRLYRTPEGQTDIPLTAVADGARSAVVVPVEDGLWAVTQTSPDREQIAGADAFTHAALALSDPTVGRLIAGAEPAGDVVVTPTSALRWHRYERIRGPRGIVVVGDALATFSPLDARGPLATEAAARALRVALGRGISHPTASRRAQQAIAEELAHLWADPQTDLMGGGRPRHVGQGLPARLSRVRAAAGRVLKLRAR, from the coding sequence ATGGCCACCACACACCCGAAGCACGTCGAAGCCCTCATAATCGGCGGGGGGTACGCCGGGTTGCTGGCCGCGTCCGTGGTCGCGCTGGCCGGCTACGACGTACTCGTGCTCGCGGGCGGCCAACCCGCCACCCGCCCGCAGGACACGGGTTTCGAACCTGCTCAGCACGGTGAGGTCCTCCACGTCGGCGGGATGTGGGACGTCAACGATCTGGTCTTCGGCTCGGGTGCGATGCTGCAGCGCCGCGGTGCTCGGACGTTCCCCTTCCCCGCCGGGGAGCATCTGTCCCGGACGCGCCCGCGAGCCTGGGGGACCCGTGAGCTGCTGACGTGCAGCCGCGAACTCCTGACCAGCGTGCTGCGAGAGGTCGTCGTCGCCAACCCCGCGCGTGAGCGGGACACCACCATCCTGGACGGCGCACATGCCGTCGGGCTCATCGGCGACGAGTCGGCCGTGCTCGGCGCGCGCGTGCGGTTCGGTGACGGGACGGAGCAGGACGTCACCGCGCAGCTCGTCGTCGACGCGAGCGGAGCCGATGCGTGCACGGCGAGCTGGCTGAAGGAACTCGGCGTCGCCGCCGTACCGTTCACCACGCGCGGCACGGCCGGGTTCTCCGCGAGCCGTCTCTACCGGACGCCGGAGGGACAGACGGACATCCCCCTCACCGCTGTTGCGGACGGCGCCCGCAGTGCCGTGGTCGTTCCGGTCGAGGACGGACTGTGGGCCGTCACCCAGACCTCCCCGGATCGTGAACAGATCGCCGGCGCAGATGCCTTCACCCATGCGGCACTGGCCCTGTCGGACCCCACCGTCGGCCGGCTCATCGCCGGGGCAGAGCCGGCAGGCGACGTGGTCGTCACACCTACGTCGGCCCTGCGCTGGCACCGGTACGAGCGGATCCGCGGGCCCCGCGGCATCGTCGTCGTGGGGGACGCCCTGGCAACCTTCAGCCCCCTGGACGCACGAGGACCGCTCGCGACCGAGGCAGCCGCCAGAGCCCTGCGCGTGGCACTCGGGCGTGGCATCAGCCACCCGACGGCGTCCCGCAGAGCCCAGCAGGCAATCGCCGAGGAGCTCGCGCACCTGTGGGCCGATCCCCAGACGGACCTGATGGGTGGGGGCCGGCCCAGGCACGTCGGCCAGGGCCTCCCGGCACGCCTCTCACGCGTACGGGCAGCTGCGGGCCGGGTTCTGAAACTGCGAGCCCGCTGA
- a CDS encoding coagulation factor 5/8 type domain-containing protein, which translates to ARYVRMQGVSRATGYGYSLWEFKVFGTTGGDGGGPTLPGGGDLGPNVHVVDPSTPGIQAQLDQVFQEQESAQFGSGRHAFLLKPGTYNNINAQIGFYTQIAGLGLRPGDTTINGDVTVDAGWFNGNATQNFWRGAEGLTVNPVSGTNRWAVSQASSFRRMHVKGALNLAPNGYGWASGGYIADSKVDGQVGNYSQQQWYTRDSTIGGWSNSVWNQTFSGVEGAPATGFPEPRYTTLDTTPVSREKPYLYADGNEYKVFAPAKRTNARGTTWANGTPQGESVPLSQFYVVKPGATAATINQALAQGLNLLFTPGVYHVDRTINVNRANTIVLGLGLATIIPDNGVTAMKVADVDGVRLAGFLIDAGPVNSPTLLELGPQNSSADHAANPTTVQDVYIRVGGAGAGKATTSMVVNSDDTIVDHTWVWRADHGEGVGWETNRADYGVRVNGDDVLATGLFVEHFNKYDVEWYGERGKTVFYQNEKAYDAPNQAAIQNGATKGYAAYRVDDSVTTHEAWGLGSYCNYNVDPNIRQDHGFKAPVKPGVRFHSLLTVSLGGNGHYEHVINDTGASTVPAGTSTVPSTVVSYP; encoded by the coding sequence GCCCGCTACGTCCGCATGCAGGGCGTCTCCAGGGCCACCGGGTACGGCTACTCGCTCTGGGAGTTCAAGGTGTTCGGGACCACAGGGGGCGACGGAGGCGGGCCGACCCTGCCGGGCGGCGGCGACCTGGGCCCGAACGTACACGTCGTCGACCCCTCCACGCCCGGCATCCAGGCCCAGCTGGACCAGGTCTTCCAGGAGCAGGAGTCGGCGCAGTTCGGCAGCGGCCGGCACGCCTTCCTCCTCAAGCCGGGCACCTACAACAACATCAACGCCCAGATCGGCTTCTACACCCAGATCGCCGGCCTCGGCCTGCGCCCGGGCGACACCACCATCAACGGTGACGTGACGGTCGACGCGGGCTGGTTCAACGGCAACGCGACCCAGAACTTCTGGCGCGGCGCGGAGGGCCTGACCGTCAACCCGGTCAGCGGCACCAACCGGTGGGCGGTCTCGCAGGCGTCCTCCTTCCGCCGCATGCACGTCAAGGGTGCGCTCAACCTGGCGCCGAACGGCTACGGTTGGGCCAGCGGCGGCTACATCGCCGACTCCAAGGTCGACGGCCAGGTCGGCAACTACTCGCAGCAGCAGTGGTACACCCGCGACAGCACCATCGGCGGCTGGTCCAACAGCGTGTGGAACCAGACCTTCTCCGGCGTCGAGGGCGCTCCGGCCACCGGATTCCCGGAGCCCCGTTACACCACGCTCGACACCACGCCCGTCTCCCGCGAGAAGCCCTACCTCTACGCCGACGGCAACGAGTACAAGGTGTTCGCGCCGGCCAAGCGCACCAACGCCCGCGGAACCACCTGGGCCAACGGCACCCCGCAGGGCGAGTCCGTCCCGCTCAGCCAGTTCTACGTGGTCAAGCCCGGCGCCACCGCCGCCACGATCAACCAGGCGCTGGCCCAGGGCCTGAACCTGCTGTTCACGCCCGGCGTCTACCACGTCGACCGGACCATCAACGTGAACCGCGCGAACACCATCGTGCTCGGCCTCGGCCTCGCCACGATCATCCCGGACAACGGGGTGACCGCGATGAAGGTCGCCGACGTGGACGGCGTCCGCCTCGCCGGCTTCCTGATCGATGCCGGACCGGTCAACTCGCCGACCCTGCTGGAGCTCGGACCGCAGAACTCCTCCGCCGACCACGCCGCCAACCCCACCACCGTGCAGGACGTCTACATCCGCGTCGGCGGGGCGGGCGCCGGCAAGGCGACGACCAGCATGGTCGTCAACAGCGACGACACGATCGTCGACCACACCTGGGTGTGGCGCGCCGACCACGGCGAGGGCGTGGGCTGGGAGACCAACCGCGCCGACTACGGGGTGCGGGTGAACGGTGACGACGTCCTGGCCACGGGCCTGTTCGTCGAGCACTTCAACAAGTACGACGTGGAGTGGTACGGCGAGCGCGGCAAGACGGTCTTCTACCAGAACGAGAAGGCCTACGACGCCCCGAACCAGGCCGCCATCCAGAACGGCGCCACCAAGGGCTACGCCGCCTACCGGGTCGACGACTCGGTGACCACCCACGAAGCATGGGGCCTGGGCAGCTACTGCAACTACAACGTGGACCCGAACATCCGCCAGGACCACGGCTTCAAGGCCCCGGTCAAGCCCGGCGTCAGGTTCCACAGCCTGCTGACGGTGTCGCTCGGCGGCAACGGCCACTACGAGCACGTCATCAACGACACCGGGGCGTCCACGGTCCCCGCCGGCACCTCGACGGTTCCCTCCACGGTGGTCTCGTACCCCTGA
- a CDS encoding discoidin domain-containing protein codes for MFPPPSTRRTLRRTRGAAALATLGALLASSLTLAAAPTAVAADSLLSQGKPATASSQEGEGYSAAAAFDGNLTGTRWASQWRDAEWIQVDLGASRSLSRVVLTWEGAFGKNYEIQVSDDGTNWRTAKAVTGSDGGTDEIAVSGSGRYVRMKGLVRSSGYGYSLWEFQVYGTTTAEPPAQGAVRVAGSQGNWQLTVGGQPYTVKGLTWGPSFADAPKYMPDVKSMGVNTIRTWGTDASSKPLLDTAAANGIRVVNGFWLQPGGGPGSGGCVNYVTDAAYKSNMLTEFAKWVDTYKSHPATLMWNVGNESVLGLQNCYGGTELEAQRNAYTTFVNDVAKKIHTIDPDHPVTSTDAWTGAWPYYKRNAPDLDLYSMNSYGDICGVKQDWVDGGYTKPYIITETGPAGEWEVPNDANGIPDQKTDVQTAEGYTTAWNCITGHQGVALGATMFHYGIEHDFGGIWFNLLPDGLKRLSYYAVKKAYTGSTAGDNTPPVISNMVVDKASNAPAGGEFTVRATISDPQNDPLTYKVFLSGNYANGDKRLVEAQWRSTGNGTFAVTAPEKLGVWKVYIQAEDGRGNAGIETKSVKVVAPPVSGTNVALNKPTTASSFQAGYGDCPCGPGNATDGKAGTRWASDWSDPQWISVDLGASTAIRTLQLVWDPAYAKSYEVQLSDDGTNWRTVHTTTTGNGDIDTISVSANTRHVRLNLTARGTAWGYSLHEFGVYS; via the coding sequence ATGTTCCCCCCTCCCTCCACGAGAAGGACGCTCCGCCGCACGCGCGGCGCGGCCGCCCTCGCCACCCTGGGCGCGCTCCTCGCGTCCTCCCTCACCCTGGCCGCCGCCCCCACCGCGGTGGCCGCCGACTCCCTGCTCTCCCAGGGCAAGCCGGCCACCGCCTCCTCCCAGGAGGGCGAGGGCTACTCCGCGGCCGCCGCCTTCGACGGCAACCTCACCGGCACCCGGTGGGCCAGCCAGTGGCGCGACGCCGAATGGATCCAGGTCGACCTCGGCGCGAGCCGCAGCCTCAGCCGCGTCGTCCTCACCTGGGAGGGCGCCTTCGGCAAGAACTACGAGATCCAGGTCTCGGACGACGGAACGAACTGGCGCACCGCCAAAGCCGTCACCGGCAGCGACGGCGGCACCGACGAGATCGCCGTCTCCGGCAGCGGCCGCTACGTACGGATGAAGGGCCTGGTCCGCTCCAGCGGTTACGGCTACTCCCTCTGGGAGTTCCAGGTCTACGGCACCACCACGGCGGAACCCCCGGCCCAGGGCGCAGTCCGCGTGGCCGGCTCCCAGGGCAACTGGCAGCTGACCGTCGGCGGGCAGCCGTACACGGTCAAGGGCCTCACCTGGGGTCCGTCCTTCGCGGACGCACCGAAGTACATGCCCGACGTGAAGTCCATGGGCGTCAACACCATCCGCACCTGGGGCACGGACGCGTCGAGCAAGCCCCTGCTCGACACGGCCGCGGCGAACGGGATCCGGGTCGTCAACGGCTTCTGGCTGCAGCCCGGCGGCGGCCCCGGCTCGGGCGGCTGCGTCAACTACGTGACCGACGCCGCGTACAAGAGCAACATGCTGACCGAGTTCGCGAAGTGGGTGGACACCTACAAGTCGCACCCGGCCACGCTCATGTGGAACGTCGGCAACGAATCCGTCCTCGGCCTGCAGAACTGCTACGGCGGCACCGAACTGGAGGCGCAGCGCAACGCCTACACCACCTTCGTGAACGACGTGGCCAAGAAGATCCACACCATCGACCCCGACCACCCGGTCACCTCGACCGACGCCTGGACGGGGGCGTGGCCGTACTACAAGCGCAACGCCCCGGACCTCGACCTGTACTCGATGAACTCCTACGGCGACATCTGCGGGGTGAAGCAGGACTGGGTGGACGGCGGCTACACCAAGCCCTACATCATCACCGAGACGGGCCCGGCCGGCGAGTGGGAGGTGCCGAACGACGCCAACGGCATCCCCGACCAGAAGACCGACGTGCAGACGGCCGAGGGGTACACCACCGCCTGGAACTGCATCACCGGTCACCAGGGCGTGGCCCTGGGCGCCACGATGTTCCACTACGGCATCGAGCACGACTTCGGCGGCATCTGGTTCAATCTGCTGCCCGACGGCCTCAAGCGGCTGTCGTACTACGCGGTGAAGAAGGCGTACACCGGGTCCACCGCGGGCGACAACACACCGCCGGTCATCAGCAACATGGTCGTCGACAAGGCCTCCAACGCCCCGGCCGGCGGGGAGTTCACCGTCCGCGCCACCATCAGCGACCCGCAGAACGACCCGCTGACGTACAAGGTCTTCCTCAGCGGCAACTACGCGAACGGCGACAAGCGCCTGGTCGAGGCGCAGTGGCGTTCGACGGGCAACGGGACTTTCGCGGTCACCGCTCCCGAGAAGCTGGGCGTCTGGAAGGTGTACATCCAGGCCGAGGACGGCCGCGGCAACGCGGGCATCGAGACCAAGTCCGTCAAGGTGGTCGCCCCGCCCGTGAGCGGCACGAACGTGGCGCTGAACAAGCCGACGACCGCCTCCTCCTTCCAGGCCGGGTACGGGGACTGCCCCTGCGGGCCGGGCAACGCGACCGACGGCAAGGCCGGTACCCGCTGGGCCAGCGACTGGAGCGACCCGCAGTGGATCTCGGTGGACCTCGGCGCCTCCACCGCGATCCGCACCCTGCAGCTGGTCTGGGACCCCGCTTACGCCAAGTCCTACGAGGTGCAGCTCTCCGACGACGGCACCAACTGGCGCACCGTCCACACCACGACGACCGGCAACGGTGACATCGACACGATCAGCGTGTCGGCGAACACCCGCCACGTACGGCTGAACCTGACCGCCCGCGGCACCGCCTGGGGTTACTCCCTCCACGAGTTCGGCGTCTACAGCTGA
- a CDS encoding glycoside hydrolase family 3 C-terminal domain-containing protein: MGEDMLDRLLEKLDLAQKVRLLSGATTWRTAAEQAVGLREMVTSDGPAGVRGEAWDERLTSALLPSASAIGALWDEDLVEELGGLLASEAVRKGVDVVLAPTLNLHRTPLGGRHFECFSEDPVLTGRTGAALVRGIQAAGVAATAKHYVANDSETGRMHVDVRASERVLREVYLAPFEAAVGAGVWLVMAGYNSVNGATMTASPLLAEPLKGEWGFDGVVVSDWGALRSTLEPALAALDLAMPGPHGPWEASLVRAVQDGHVPERAVDEKVRRLLRLAGRVGALEPHRPPRTPAFGPEDTRTLLRRTVTAGSVLLSNRAVLPLDPSALTEVAVIGVHAASPRLQGGGSAGVFPAHVVTPLDGIRARLEGLARVVHVPGPGLGVPPAPLGADWCSDPRSGRPGVLLRLLDEAGHELYAEHRLSGRQLEPPVMPAARTVEISALLRPQATGEWTFGIAGFGRMSLALGERTVLDGEFPCTTDDPAVVHVNPPLHTVRATLETTEPVLLTARRELVPGAGRATIVAAAAPEPEAAAALAEAVRAARDADAVIVVVGTTEHTETEGHDRADLSLGGHQDELVRAVAAVNRRTIAVVNSGGPVELPWRDEAGAVLLTWFPGQEAGAGLADILFGDAEPGGRLPTTWAAALTDAHVTHAHPVDGRLAYDDGVHIGHRAWLRTGRRPAYWFGHGLGYTTWEYDAVRAPAEVTAGSSFTVRVQVRNAGDRPGREVVQVYLARPESTVERPVRWFAGYAAVHAEAGAPATAVVEVPARALRHWSEAEGAWRTEPGTYRILVGRSAGDLAWSGSLEVQRAT, from the coding sequence ATGGGCGAGGACATGCTCGATCGACTGCTGGAGAAGCTCGATCTGGCGCAGAAGGTGCGGCTGCTGTCCGGGGCCACGACGTGGCGGACGGCCGCCGAACAGGCCGTCGGCCTGCGGGAGATGGTGACCTCCGACGGCCCGGCAGGGGTGCGGGGAGAGGCCTGGGACGAGCGGCTCACCTCCGCGCTGCTGCCCTCGGCGTCCGCGATCGGCGCGCTGTGGGACGAGGACCTGGTCGAGGAGCTGGGGGGCCTGCTCGCTTCGGAGGCGGTCCGCAAGGGCGTGGACGTCGTCCTGGCGCCGACGCTCAACCTGCACCGCACGCCCCTGGGCGGCCGGCACTTCGAGTGCTTCTCGGAGGATCCCGTCCTGACGGGCCGCACGGGCGCGGCGCTCGTCCGGGGCATCCAGGCGGCGGGGGTGGCGGCCACGGCCAAGCACTACGTGGCCAACGACTCCGAGACCGGCCGGATGCACGTGGACGTGCGCGCGTCCGAGCGGGTGCTGCGGGAGGTGTACCTGGCGCCGTTCGAGGCTGCCGTCGGGGCGGGCGTGTGGCTGGTGATGGCCGGCTACAACAGCGTGAACGGGGCGACCATGACCGCCAGTCCGCTGCTCGCCGAACCCCTGAAGGGCGAGTGGGGCTTCGACGGGGTGGTGGTCTCCGACTGGGGCGCCCTGCGGTCGACCCTGGAACCGGCCCTCGCCGCACTCGACCTGGCGATGCCGGGACCGCACGGCCCGTGGGAGGCGTCCCTCGTCCGGGCCGTGCAGGACGGCCACGTCCCCGAGCGGGCCGTCGACGAGAAGGTCCGGCGGCTGCTGCGGCTGGCCGGACGCGTGGGGGCACTCGAACCGCACCGGCCCCCGCGCACCCCGGCGTTCGGGCCCGAGGACACGCGGACGCTGCTGCGCCGCACCGTGACCGCCGGATCCGTGCTGCTGAGCAACCGCGCGGTGCTCCCGCTCGACCCGTCCGCGCTGACAGAGGTCGCCGTCATCGGCGTGCACGCCGCCTCCCCGCGTCTCCAGGGCGGAGGCAGCGCGGGGGTCTTCCCCGCGCACGTGGTCACTCCGCTCGACGGGATCCGGGCCCGGCTGGAGGGCCTGGCCCGGGTCGTGCACGTACCGGGTCCGGGACTGGGCGTCCCCCCGGCGCCCCTCGGCGCCGACTGGTGCAGCGACCCGCGATCGGGGCGGCCCGGTGTGCTGCTGCGCCTCCTGGACGAGGCGGGCCACGAGCTGTACGCCGAACACCGCCTGTCGGGGCGGCAGTTGGAACCACCAGTGATGCCCGCCGCGCGGACGGTGGAGATCAGCGCGCTCCTACGGCCGCAGGCGACGGGGGAATGGACCTTCGGCATCGCCGGCTTCGGCCGCATGAGCCTGGCCCTCGGCGAACGGACCGTACTGGACGGCGAGTTCCCGTGCACCACCGACGACCCGGCCGTCGTCCACGTGAACCCGCCCCTCCACACGGTGCGGGCGACCCTGGAGACGACGGAACCCGTCCTCCTGACGGCCCGGCGCGAGCTGGTACCCGGGGCCGGGCGCGCCACGATCGTCGCGGCGGCGGCGCCGGAGCCCGAGGCGGCGGCCGCGCTCGCCGAAGCGGTGCGGGCGGCCCGCGACGCGGACGCCGTGATCGTGGTCGTCGGCACGACCGAACACACCGAGACCGAGGGCCACGACCGCGCCGACCTCTCCCTGGGCGGCCACCAGGACGAGCTGGTCCGCGCCGTGGCGGCCGTCAACCGGCGCACCATCGCCGTGGTCAACAGCGGCGGCCCCGTCGAACTGCCCTGGCGCGACGAGGCGGGCGCGGTGCTGCTCACCTGGTTCCCCGGGCAGGAGGCCGGTGCCGGGCTCGCCGACATCCTGTTCGGGGACGCCGAGCCGGGCGGCCGCCTCCCCACCACCTGGGCGGCCGCCTTGACCGACGCGCACGTCACCCACGCGCACCCGGTGGACGGCCGCCTCGCCTACGACGACGGCGTGCACATCGGGCACCGGGCCTGGCTCCGCACCGGCAGGCGGCCCGCCTACTGGTTCGGCCACGGTCTGGGCTACACCACCTGGGAGTACGACGCGGTCCGCGCCCCGGCGGAGGTCACGGCAGGCTCCTCGTTCACGGTCCGCGTCCAGGTGCGCAACGCGGGCGACCGGCCCGGCCGCGAGGTCGTGCAGGTGTACCTCGCCCGCCCGGAATCCACCGTCGAGCGTCCGGTCCGCTGGTTCGCCGGCTATGCCGCGGTCCACGCGGAAGCCGGCGCTCCGGCGACCGCCGTCGTGGAGGTGCCGGCCCGCGCGCTGCGGCACTGGTCCGAAGCCGAAGGTGCCTGGCGCACGGAGCCCGGGACGTACCGGATCCTGGTGGGCCGCTCGGCCGGCGACCTGGCGTGGAGCGGGTCACTGGAAGTCCAGAGGGCCACGTGA